In Modestobacter versicolor, a single genomic region encodes these proteins:
- a CDS encoding Rieske 2Fe-2S domain-containing protein yields MASTRTSTARTGPHRVPAQPGSETGWYPVARSAEVGTTPVPVGAGGQAYVVVRLRPGAEVTALSARCPHRLVPLATATVVDGRLQCGYHGWQFNAEGRCVHIPSLGADGTPPPRADLSAPWAVEERDGWVWLAPERTPAVRPPRVAAPVPEPVPAPAPPAGPVFGNLDPALEHAWHPVALSAELHEGGYLQARLLGRNWTVHRRAGVLAADPPAWGVTERHGLIWIAPAEPRDELLEVPETTDARFTAGWLRPARTTAPAGLLADAFLDAAHVPFVHAGTAGAAAGEEVPGPEVTPEPGGFRGVQKQLSDDPEAGTGGNPLRRATYRYRAPFQLLQRVEELDGGAVRTVLFLLQPEDADSTRVYTCVLLRGTGGAAVVPPDVVAAEVALQQAVLAEDLAQQAAMGSTGLPLLLRDELHVPADRLGVALRRALADLAADCAAADQATALQQRASA; encoded by the coding sequence ATGGCCTCGACCAGGACCAGCACCGCCCGGACCGGCCCGCACCGCGTCCCCGCGCAGCCGGGGTCCGAGACCGGCTGGTACCCGGTGGCCCGCTCCGCCGAGGTGGGCACGACGCCGGTCCCCGTCGGCGCCGGCGGGCAGGCCTACGTCGTCGTCCGGCTGCGGCCCGGCGCCGAGGTGACGGCGCTGTCGGCCCGCTGCCCGCACCGGCTGGTGCCGCTGGCGACGGCCACCGTCGTCGACGGCCGGTTGCAGTGCGGCTACCACGGCTGGCAGTTCAACGCCGAAGGTCGCTGCGTGCACATCCCGTCGCTGGGGGCGGACGGCACACCGCCCCCGCGCGCCGACCTCTCGGCACCCTGGGCGGTCGAGGAGCGCGACGGCTGGGTCTGGCTGGCCCCGGAGCGCACGCCCGCCGTCCGGCCCCCGCGGGTGGCCGCACCGGTCCCCGAGCCGGTGCCCGCTCCCGCGCCGCCCGCCGGGCCGGTGTTCGGCAACCTCGACCCGGCACTCGAGCACGCCTGGCACCCGGTGGCGCTCTCCGCCGAGCTGCACGAGGGGGGCTACCTGCAGGCCCGGCTGCTCGGCCGGAACTGGACGGTGCACCGGCGCGCGGGCGTGCTGGCGGCCGACCCGCCGGCCTGGGGCGTCACCGAGCGGCACGGGCTGATCTGGATCGCCCCGGCCGAGCCCCGCGACGAGCTGCTCGAGGTGCCGGAGACGACCGACGCCCGGTTCACCGCCGGGTGGCTGCGGCCGGCCCGCACGACCGCGCCCGCCGGGCTGCTCGCCGACGCCTTCCTCGACGCGGCGCACGTCCCGTTCGTGCACGCCGGCACCGCCGGCGCCGCGGCGGGCGAGGAGGTGCCCGGCCCCGAGGTCACCCCCGAGCCCGGCGGCTTCCGCGGCGTGCAGAAGCAGTTGTCCGACGACCCCGAGGCGGGCACCGGCGGGAACCCGCTGCGCCGGGCCACCTACCGCTACCGCGCACCGTTCCAGCTGCTGCAGCGGGTCGAGGAGCTGGACGGCGGCGCGGTGCGGACCGTCCTGTTCCTGCTCCAGCCCGAGGACGCCGACTCGACGCGGGTCTACACCTGCGTGCTGCTGCGCGGGACCGGCGGCGCGGCGGTCGTGCCGCCGGACGTGGTCGCCGCGGAGGTCGCGCTCCAGCAGGCCGTGCTGGCCGAGGACCTCGCCCAGCAGGCCGCCATGGGCAGCACCGGCCTGCCGCTGCTGCTCCGCGACGAGCTGCACGTCCCGGCCGACCGGCTGGGGGTGGCGCTGCGCCGGGCGCTGGCCGACCTCGCCGCCGACTGCGCCGCCGCCGACCAGGCCACCGCGCTGCAGCAGCGGGCCTCGGCCTGA
- a CDS encoding DUF485 domain-containing protein translates to MTPPTDRKLLTPEEYRQAQESPEFAELRRRFRSFAVPMTVAFLAWYLLYVLLSTYAHDFMSTQVFGNVNIGILLGLGQFVSTFLITQLYVRHAGRSTDPIADEMRNRLEAHEFADPHREETTRG, encoded by the coding sequence GTGACCCCACCGACCGACCGCAAGCTCCTGACCCCCGAGGAGTACCGCCAAGCGCAGGAGTCCCCGGAGTTCGCGGAGCTGCGCCGCCGGTTCCGCAGCTTCGCCGTCCCGATGACGGTGGCGTTCCTGGCCTGGTACCTGCTCTACGTCCTGCTCTCGACGTACGCCCACGACTTCATGTCCACGCAGGTCTTCGGCAACGTCAACATCGGGATCCTGCTGGGCCTCGGGCAGTTCGTGTCCACGTTCCTGATCACCCAGCTCTACGTCCGGCACGCCGGCAGGTCCACCGACCCGATCGCCGACGAGATGCGCAACCGCCTCGAGGCGCACGAGTTCGCCGACCCGCACCGCGAGGAGACCACCCGTGGCTGA